From one Kwoniella shandongensis chromosome 4, complete sequence genomic stretch:
- a CDS encoding protein disulfide-isomerase domain, with product MRFSLPLAIAAAVLPLSVQAGMYGQPVLNLDAKTFKKVMATEHAAMVAFVAPWCGHCKNLGPEYTSAASSLSPLIPFYAIDCDDAGNKALCAEYQIQGFPTIKAFPRAGKGAAKDYQGERKRGALVEYAKTLVPDRVKKLRIATEGSKVEPVIQAFLDEKSNLPHVLLVHPSAPSIPFLWKVLAHRLSGKMHLAYIRDTTSHSILTSLGIFDSADTTKDGTRVVAWPGGVQERSNLTEYQGALKFNALLEWLQAQLDGKPASSTSSSESSSGKTQQKPVKAPEPIPNANGQGETKAKQASDAAARKAKMDEAERRDRERRERAAQAAAARPPVEDVDASPVEEAAEAVPEGSAEQEQVQSDGVEGVAEPVPEQVPVPGEEAVTAGQEGVDSEQTVQVHEEL from the exons ATGCGCTTCTCACTGCCCCTTGCTATCGCTGCGGCCGTACTGCCTCTGTCCGTCCAGGCAGGCATGTACGGTCAGCCCGTTCTCAATCTCGATGCCAAAACGTTTAAGAAGGTCATGGCGACGGAACATGCAGCG ATGGTAGCATTCGTCGCACCTTGGTGTGGACATTGCAAGAACCTTGGACCCGAATACACTTCTGCCGCATcgtccctctctcctctcatcccattctaCGCTATAGATTGCGACGACGCGGGCAACAAAGCCCTTTGTGCAGAATATCAAATCCAGGGGTTCCCGACGATCAAAGCTTTCCCAAGGGCGGGTAAGGGAGCGGCGAAGGATTATCAgggggagagaaagagaggcgCGTTGGTGGAATATGCAAAGACTTTGGTGCCGGACagagtgaagaagttgaggatTGCGACCGAGGGGTCGAAGGTCGAGCCTGTTATTCAGGCGTTCTtagacgag AAATCGAATCTGCCTCATGTTCTCCTCGTTCATCCCTCTgctccttccatccctttcTTGTGGAAGGTCCTCGCTCACAGATTGTccggcaag ATGCACCTCGCTTACATCCGAGATACcacctcccattccatcctGACATCATTGGGGATATTCGATTCAGCCGATACTACAAAAGACGGCACAAGGGTCGTAGCCTGGCCAGGGGGCGTACAAGAACGATCAAATTTGACGGAGTatcagg GTGCATTGAAGTTCAACGCTCTTCTCGAATGGCTTCAGGCTCAACTTGACGGCAAGCCCgcatcatcgacatcatccagCGAATCAAGCTCCGGCAAAACCCAACAGAAACCCGTCAAAGCGCCTGAACCTATCCCCAATGCCAACGGTCAGGGTGAGACCAAAGCGAAACAAGCGAGTGACGCAGCTGCGCGAAAAgcgaagatggacgaagcggaacgACGAGATCGAGAACGTCGTGAGCGAGCAGCTCAAGCAGCGGCAGCACGACCACcagtggaagatgtggatgcgAGTCCTGTAGAAGAAGCTGCGGAGGCTGTACCGGAGGGCAGTGCAGAGCAAGAGCAGGTCCAGTCAGATGGCGTGGAAGGGGTAGCGGAACCTGTTCCGGAGCAAGTGCCAGTTCCCGGAGAAGAGGCTGTGACAGCAGGGCAAGAAGGTGTGGATAGCGAACAGACTGTTCAGGTGCATGAGGAACTCTAG
- a CDS encoding phenylalanine-tRNA ligase, beta subunit: MPTITVDKAELYRRLEKEYTTQAFDELCFDFGIELDEDTTDEVEEARGKGLPTPPPQLKIEIPANRYDILCLEGLARALRIFLQLEQPPTYTLSVPAQIQEVFVESSTSPLRPYFASAVLRLARPMNQLEYESFIDLQDKLHQNLCRMRKFVAIGTHDLDTLQGPFRYMCKDPKEIKFAPLNKETEHTAEELMTIYETDRHLNKYLNIIRDAPAYPIIYDSKDRVLSMPPIINSQHSKIVAGKTKNIFIDTTATDKTKLDIVINMIATMFAEYTEIPFTIEPVKIHMPDGTSHLSPPVAPRLTTASSSYINAATGLELSKEEICTLLTRMSLSAKPSATDADLLDVQVPCTRPDILHECDIMEDAAIAYGFNNLPQSMPTTNTVAKAFPVNKLGDIIRKECAMAGWIEALPLILCSHDENFAHLNRPDPGHYAIHLANPKSLEYQVVRTSLLPGMLKTARENKALPLPMKIFEVSDVAVQDPTSERQSKNYRRLCAVYMDRKAGFEVAHGLLDRIMQILGVPLLEKKENEGKYGYYISSAEDPTYLPGRAAHVFYRPKPSVTPTEPTPSSNASSSPLNTIASTLKSALPSSAAGTPWERDINIGSLGILHPTVLNNFELVRPCSSVEIDVEPLL, from the exons atg CCTACCATCACCGTTGACAAGGCCGAGCTGTACAGGCgtttggagaaggagtaCA CTACTCAAGCTTTCGACGAGCTGTGTTTCGACTTTGGAATCGAATTAGATGAGGAC ACTAccgacgaagtggaggaagcacGAGGAAAGGGTCTCCCCACTCCCCCGCCACAGCTGAAGATCGAGATCCCGGCCAATCGATATGACATCCTGTGTCTGGAGGGTTTGGCTCGAGCTTTGAGGATCTTCTTGCAATTGGAGCAACCGCCAACGTACACTCTTTCGGTGCCAGCGCAGATCCAAGAGGTCTTTGTTGAGTCGTCG ACTTCCCCGCTTCGACCTTACTTTGCCTCGGCCGTTCTTCGTCTTGCTCGACCTATGAACCAACTCGAATACGAATCGTTCATTGACCTCCAAGATAAGCTCCACCAAAATCTGTGTAGGATGAGGAAGTTCGTGGCTATCGGAACACATGATTTGGATACCCTCCAAGGTCCATTCAGATACATGTGTAAAGATCCGAAAGAGATCAAATTCGCACCTTTGAACAAGGAGACGGAACATACCGCAGAGGAGCTCATGACCATCTACGAG ACCGACCGACATCTCAACAAATATCTGAACATCATCAGGGATGCCCCTGCCTACCCTATTATCTACGACAGCAAAGACCGAGTCTTGTCGATGCCCCCTATCATTAACTCTCAGC ACTCCAAGATTGTTGCGGGCAAGACGAAGAACATCTTCATTGACACCACCGCAACCGACAAGACGAAGCT TGATATCGTCATTAACATGATCGCAACCATGTTCGCGGAGTACACCGAGATCCCCTTCAC TATCGAGCCCGTCAAAATCCACATGCCTGACGGTACCTCccacctctctcctcctgtCGCTCCTCGACTCACCACCGCTTCATCTTCCTACATCAACGCCGCTACGGGTCTTGAACTGTCGAAAGAAGAGATCTGCACGCTCCTTACACGAATGTCTCTTTCTGCTAAACCCTCCGCGACAGATGCCGACCTTCTCGACGTACAGGTGCCTTGTACTCGACCGGATATTTTGCACGAGTGTGATATCATGGAGGATGCTGCTATCGCTTATGGCTTCAACAACCTTCCCCAGTCCATGCCTACCACCAACACTGTCGCTAAGGCTTTCCCTGTTAACAAGCTTGGTGATATTATAAGGAAGGAGTGTGCCATGGCTGGTTGGATCGAAGCTCTCCCTCTGATTTTG TGCTCCCACGACGAGAACTTTGCCCACCTCAACCGACCTGATCCCGGTCACTATGCTATTCATCTCGCCAACCCCAAATCTCTCGAGTATCAAGTTGTACGaacttctctcctccccgGTATGCTCAAGACCGCTCGAGAAAACAAGGCTCTTCCCTTACCGATGAAGATCTTCGAAGTCTCCGATGTCGCCGTCCAAGATCCCACATCTGAGAGACAATCGAAGAACTACAGGAGACTCTGTGCGGTTTACATGGACAGGAAGGCAGGCTTCGAGGTTGCGCATGGATTGTTGGATAGGATCATGCAGATCTTGGGTGTGCCattgttggagaagaaggagaatgaggggAAGTACGGGTACTATATCTCATCTGCCGAGG ACCCCACGTACCTGCCCGGCCGAGCTGCTCATGTGTTCTACCGACCCAAACCCAGTGTTACACCCACCGAACCTACACCATCCTCCAAcgcttcctcatcccctctcaACACCATCGCCTCTACCCTCAAATCAGCCCTTCCTTCATCTGCGGCTGGAACACCTTGGGAAAGAGATATCAACATTGGTTCGTTGGGTATTCTCCACCCGACAGTGTTGAACAACTTTGAATTGGTCAGACCGTGTTCTAGCGTGGAGATCGATGTGGAGCCGTTGTTGTAG
- a CDS encoding 60S ribosomal protein uL18, protein MPFVKQQKNDAYFSRYQVKPRRRREGKTDYQARRALVSQAKNKYASPKYRLVVRITNTQVICQIVYAKIQGDVVLVHASSKELPRYGINHGLTNWSACYATGLLVARRALTKLGLADKYEGVVEPSGELELTEALGDDEPRPFKAYLDVGLRRTSTGARVFGAMKGASDGGIFIPHNEKRFPGFDPESKAIDAEVLQKYIVGGHVAEYMESLEEEDDERFKKQFASYLAEDIGSADIEEIYTAAYAAIREDPSFKASDKDTAKWTAESKKYRDSKSTKEQKRERIESKIAAYKAGRVDAEDDEEEEEDDE, encoded by the exons ATGCCTTTCGTCAAGCAGCAGAAGAACGACGCCTACTTCTCCAGGTACCAGGTCAAGCCtagacgaaggagagagggaaagaccgATTACCAGGCCAGAAGGGCTTTGGTCTCCCAGGCCAAGAACAAGTACGCCTCTCCCAAG TACAGGCTCGTTGTTCGAATCACCAACACCCAGGTCATCTGCCAGATCGTCTACGCTAagatccag GGTGATGTCGTTCTCGTCCACGCTTCTTCCAAGGAGCTCCCCCGATACGGTATCAACCACGGTCTTACCAACTGGTCCGCCTGTTACGCTACCGGTCTCCTTGTCGCCCGACGAGCTCTTACCAAGCTCGGTCTCGCCGACAAGTACGAGGGTGTTGTTGAGCCCTCTGGTGAGCTCGAGTTGACCGAGGCTCTCGGCGACGACGAGCCCCGACCTTTCAAGGCCTACCTCGATGTTGGTCTCCGACGAACCTCTACCGGTGCCCGAGTCTTCGGTGCCATGAAGGGTGCTTCCGACGGTGGTATCTTCATCCCTCACAACGAGAAGCGATTCCCCGGTTTCGACCCCGAGTCCAAGGCTATCGATGCCGAGGTCCTCCAAAAGTACATCGTTGGTGGTCACGTTGCCGAGTACATGGAGtctctcgaggaggaagacgacgagcg ATTCAAGAAGCAATTCGCTTCTTACCTCGCCGAGGACATTGGTTCCGCCGACATTGAGGAGATCTACACCGCCGCTTACGCTGCTATCCGAGAGGACCCCAGCTTCAAGGCTTCCGACAAGGACACCGCCAAGTGGACCGCCGAGAGCAAGAAGTACAGGGACTCCAAGTCTACCAAGgagcagaagagggagaggatcgAGTCCAAGATCGCCGCCTACAAGGCCGGTCGAGTCGATGccgaggacgacgaggaggaggaggaggacgacgagtaA